A part of Nerophis lumbriciformis linkage group LG25, RoL_Nlum_v2.1, whole genome shotgun sequence genomic DNA contains:
- the LOC133621895 gene encoding uncharacterized protein, translated as MASRFNRRSLSDVLTLERSEQGALVISNIDDDDLANRRLREGDEVVGATINFDHLSKDEVLSVLRLIEPYDDKVQVLTRNNMSRSLGNLNQVNVTPETMLNNSYNKLYNTKIKRFMRRDSSDSENLRGFVQTLPHSSKVRTKLDNDLPRLGVDFGRLESNAHDRHFTTVPDFPSGSFSQGPNMNLPPLAVGSSGAERKAGHGVQVSHLLNGRGQDVYGPSSGFDLNGGYVSKLNMGNHNMEGLSGDADWDVDGYGGTAGTSLGSAKINAPYFDLNGAGYGQHSGKLPVSQDNYGLESPSLDVNTADLRVNTPRMRGDFSTPGVDLHSSQLHGISIPTPAVRTKVSSAKYKAPKFTMPKFDIPIVEVPGINGPDWDINAPKLDPNGPNADFDINGKFRKPNLPNVGLNGPKLSGPDLSLNTDLDHSVPNLSGGIKAPHLKTPKLKTPTLKMPDMKIKNPKLKLDTPDLDLPSVDYKTPKLDLNAPAVDIGSPNAKLNMPKLKMPKLGRPNLKGPDIDADLDGLGVDVNAPKVNLSGPNMDLKTPKLDLNAPNTKLSMPKFKMPKFKGRSLKPPKIDADLDGLDMDINAPKVNLGDPNLALKTPDLDFSGPNMDLKTPDLGFSGPNLDLNPNFGINAPQLKMPKFKTPKLDLNGPDLDLPSVDMPDLNGPDLKLKTPHIKGGIDAPNLDLPNLDLKAPKLDLKTPDLNIGSPKTRFKFPKLKLPKLGRRSLKAPDIDADLDVPDLDINAPKLNLKGPKADLGIDGKFKKPKIHLPKLDGPNFDMKSPDLKMPKLDLKKPKLDLNAPKLKAPKMDLHRPEWDVEIPSAKMKMPKFKGPKVDLPTLDGPDIHGPDFDINAPDVNLKGPKAPHLKFRGKYKEPHLDGPDFNLKSPTIHGKLPQGNADLNVRAPKMKGSFDTPRVDLPDMDLDAPHLRKSHMRMPSLDFNGGVNGPDLGVPGVDIRGPNMKPKMPSLDIDDIDMSFSDPTMKLGAPDLDVDDTSINFKKSLIGKSAIKLPGMGLDLDQDIAQPRLKTMSGRLDASLDDIDFTRSDLNIDDFTGKHHVPRSRASTMDFQLPSTSGISADLKTQARSGLQLDAGTDLYAKVSRTVNGAHASYSQSSQQRAADASAEYFVTEFPSQEQSPNTVTHTYSTLGGMQFNPGDVNLEVPDQSELKASSFIFSHMV; from the coding sequence ATGCTGAATAATTCCTACAACAAGCTGTACAACACCAAGATCAAGAGGTTCATGCGTCGCGATTCGTCTGACAGCGAGAACCTCAGAGGCTTTGTGCAAACACTGCCTCACTCGTCCAAAGTCAGGACAAAACTGGACAACGACTTGCCTCGTCTCGGAGTGGACTTCGGACGCCTCGAGTCAAACGCGCACGACCGACATTTCACTACCGTCCCGGACTTTCCTTCCGGAAGTTTCTCCCAGGGCCCTAACATGAACCTGCCTCCTCTGGCCGTGGGCTCCAGCGGCGCCGAGAGGAAAGCCGGACATGGAGTTCAGGTTTCACACCTGCTGAATGGCCGAGGACAGGACGTGTACGGCCCGAGCTCAGGGTTTGATCTTAACGGAGGATATGTCAGCAAACTGAATATGGGCAATCACAACATGGAGGGTCTGAGTGGGGATGCGGATTGGGATGTGGACGGTTATGGAGGGACAGCTGGAACCTCTCTAGGATCAGCCAAAATAAATGCCCCTTACTTTGATTTGAACGGTGCAGGCTACGGTCAACATTCAGGAAAGCTCCCAGTGTCTCAAGACAATTATGGTCTTGAAAGTCCCTCTTTAGATGTGAACACTGCAGACCTCCGTGTCAACACACCCAGGATGAGAGGTGACTTCAGTACACCGGGCGTAGACCTGCACTCATCTCAACTGCACGGCATCAGTATTCCCACCCCTGCAGTCCGCACCAAGGTTTCATCTGCTAAGTACAAGGCCCCCAAGTTTACGATGCCAAAGTTTGATATACCCATTGTGGAAGTCCCTGGCATTAATGGCCCAGACTGGGACATCAACGCACCAAAGTTAGATCCCAACGGTCCCAATGCTGATTTTGATATCAATGGAAAATTCCGAAAGCCAAACTTGCCTAATGTAGGTCTGAATGGTCCCAAGTTAAGTGGTCCTGACCTAAGCCTCAACACTGACCTAGACCACAGTGTTCCTAACCTCAGTGGTGGAATAAAAGCACCACACCTGAAAACACCCAAACTTAAGACCCCTACATTGAAGATGCCAGACATGAAAATTAAAAATCCAAAGCTAAAACTGGACACCCCAGACTTGGATTTACCCAGCGTGGACTATAAAACTCCCAAGTTGGATCTGAACGCTCCAGCCGTCGATATAGGATCACCGAATGCCAAACTAAACATGCCCAAGTTGAAGATGCCTAAACTTGGTCGCCCAAACCTTAAAGGGCCTGACATTGATGCAGACCTGGATGGTCTAGGCGTAGACGTCAATGCACCCAAGGTAAATCTCAGTGGTCCCAACATGGACCTCAAAACTCCCAAGTTGGACCTGAACGCTCCAAACACCAAACTATCCATGCCCAAATTTAAGATGCCTAAATTCAAGGGTCGAAGCCTTAAACCTCCTAAAATTGATGCTGACCTGGATGGTCTAGACATGGACATCAATGCACCCAAAGTAAATCTTGGTGATCCTAACCTGGCCCTTAAGACTCCTGACCTAGATTTCAGTGGTCCTAATATGGACCTTAAGACTCCTGACCTAGGTTTCAGTGGTCCTAACCTGGACCTCAACCCCAATTTTGGGATAAATGCACCACAACTGAAAATGCCCAAATTTAAGACCCCTAAACTTGATCTCAATGGTCCAGATTTGGACTTGCCATCAGTAGACATGCCCGATCTTAATGGTCCCGACTTGAAACTGAAAACTCCACACATAAAAGGTGGTATTGATGCCCCCAACTTGGACTTACCCAATTTGGACCTAAAAGCTCCCAAGTTGGATTTGAAAACTCCAGACCTCAACATTGGATCACCAAAAACTAGATTTAAATTCCCCAAACTAAAGTTACCTAAACTGGGGCGTCGAAGCCTTAAAGCTCCCGACATTGATGCAGACCTGGATGTTCCAGACCTTGACATTAATGCACCTAAATTAAATCTCAAAGGTCCCAAAGCTGATTTAGGTATTGATGGAAAGTTTAAAAAGCCAAAGATTCATCTGCCCAAGTTAGATGGTCCTAATTTTGATATGAAGTCTCCTGATCTAAAAATGCCCAAGCTTGACCTGAAAAAGCCCAAACTGGACCTGAATGCACCAAAGTTGAAAGCCCCAAAGATGGATCTCCATCGACCAGAATGGGACGTTGAGATTCCGTCCGCCAAAATGAAAATGCCGAAATTCAAAGGGCCAAAAGTGGATCTCCCAACATTGGACGGTCCGGACATACACGGTCCAGACTTCGACATCAATGCACCAGATGTGAACCTCAAAGGGCCAAAAGCTCCACATTTGAAGTTTCGAGGAAAATACAAAGAGCCTCACTTGGACGGACCAGATTTTAACCTGAAGTCACCAACCATTCATGGAAAATTGCCCCAAGGCAACGCTGATCTAAACGTCAGAGCGCCAAAGATGAAGGGGTCATTTGACACCCCCAGAGTGGACCTCCCAGACATGGACCTCGATGCTCCTCATTTAAGAAAATCTCACATGAGAATGCCGAGTTTGGACTTCAATGGAGGCGTAAACGGACCTGACCTCGGTGTCCCAGGTGTGGATATCAGAGGCCCAAATATGAAACCCAAAATGCCAAGTTTAGACATCGACGACATTGACATGAGCTTTTCAGACCCCACGATGAAGCTCGGAGCTCCGGATCTCGACGTAGACGATACTTCAATAAACTTTAAGAAGTCGTTAATTGGAAAGTCGGCTATCAAACTGCCTGGTATGGGTCTGGACCTAGACCAGGACATCGCACAACCTCGTCTAAAAACCATGTCTGGCCGTCTGGACGCGTCTTTGGACGACATCGACTTTACCCGCTCAGACCTCAACATAGACGACTTCACAGGCAAGCACCATGTTCCCCGGAGCAGAGCGTCCACCATGGACTTCCAGCTTCCATCGACATCTGGTATCAGCGCTGACCTGAAGACGCAAGCCCGCAGTGGACTCCAGCTGGACGCAGGCACTGACCTTTATGCAAAAGTGTCCCGCACCGTCAATGGCGCTCACGCGTCTTATTCCCAGTCTTCCCAACAAAGAGCTGCCGACGCTTCGGCCGAGTACTTCGTTACAGAGTTCCCATCACAAGAGCAAAGTCCAAACACCGTGACCCACACGTACAGCACGCTTGGGGGGATGCAGTTTAATCCAGGTGACGTTAACCTGGAAGTTCCGGATCAAAGCGAACTAAAAGCCTCATCCTTCATCTTCTCTCACATGGTTTAG